The Lysobacter enzymogenes DNA segment ACAGCGGTGCGCGGCATTGCTTCGCCGAATCGGAGAACGCCGGCAACCCGCCGGAAGACAACTGCCGTTACGACGCGCGCGCGGCCAAGCGCTCGTTCGCGGCGATGCGCGCGTTCTTCGTCGAGCGCTTCGGCGTGCGCGAGTGAATCGCAGCGCGCAAGCGCGCGATCTGCCCGGCGACGGGACGGATCGCGCGCACAAACGCGGCTGCGCGATCTGCCTGTAGGAGCGGCGCGAGCCGCGACCGCGATAAAGCACCTGCGGCGCAGGTTTCAGCGTAGTTGCGTTGTCGCGGTCGCGGCTCGCGCCGCTCCTGCAGGGGGCGCGCCGACATCGCGGCGATCGCGCTGCCTTTCAGTGATCGCGGCTCACCGCATACCGCGCCAGCCCGCGCAGCGCCGCGACGTAATCGTTGTCGTCCAACCCGTCCAGCGCCGCTTCGGCCGCGTCGGCGTAGTCCTGCGCGCGCCGGCGGCTGTAGTCGAGGCCGCCGGTGGCGTGGATCGCGGCCAGCACTTCGGGCATCGCGTCGCTGTCGCCGTGTTCGACCGCGGCGCGCAGGCGCGCGCGCACGGCTTCGTCGCTGTGGGCGATGGCGTGGATCAGCGGCAGCGTGGCCTTGCCTTCGGCGAGATCGTCGCCGAGGTTCTTGCCCAGGGTCTGCGCATCGGAGGCGTAGTCGAGCACGTCGTCGGCGATCTGGAAGGCGTAGCCCAGGGCCATGCCGTAGTCGTGCAGGCGCTGCTGCACGGCGGCGTCGCTGCCGGCCAGCAGCGCGCCCAGGCGGGTCGCGGCGGCGAACAGCACCGCGGTCTTGCGCTCGATCACGCGCAGGTAGGCCGGCTCGTCGGTGTCGGGATTGCGCACGTGCAGCAACTGCAGCACTTCGCCTTCGGCGATGCGGTTGGTGGTGTCGGCGAGGATCTTCATCACCTCCAACTGTTCCAGTTCGACCATCAGCTGGAAGCTGCGCGAGTACAGGAAATCGCCGACCAGCACGCTGGCGGCGTTGCCCCAGACCGCGTTGGCGGTCTTGCGGCCGCGGCGCAGGTCGGATTCGTCGACCACGTCGTCGTGGAGCAGGGTGGCGGTGTGGATGAATTCGATGACCGCGGCCAACTGGTGCGCCTGCGGGCCGCGGTGGCCGAGCGCGCCGGCCGCGAGCAGCAGCAGCATCGGCCGCAGGCGCTTGCCGCCGGCGCCGACGATGTACTCGGCGACCTGGTTGATCAACACCACGTCCGAGGCCAGCCGGCGCCGGATCAGGGCGTCGACGGCGCCCATGTCGTCGCGGGCCAGGGACTGGATGTTCGCCAGGTCGGGGACTGACAGGGTCGTAGCGCTGGAAGGCATGGGGCGGTCGGATCGAAGAAACGCGAATTATAGGGCCTGGGCGCAAACCATCTCAGTCCGCCGCGAACGCCGGGCCGACCGGCCAGTCCACGCCGAAGTGGCGTCCATGACTGAACGCGCTGAATCGAAAATCACGCCAAAGCCGCTTTTTACCCGCATTTAGCGATTATTTGCGATGTAAGTCGCATGTGAATTTCACATGTCTTCTGCGCTAAGACGGCTAATTTCCGACGCGAAAAGACACTTTTAGTTGGTTGTCTGTTGGTGGCAGGAAAGTCAGGGCGGTTCGGCGCGCCTGCAGGAATGTGGGGCCTAAAGTGTCGCGATCCGTCACTTTTTGCCCCTTCATGACGTGATTTGTGCATTGCCCATCGCATTTTTATTGTGATCTTCATTGAAACAGCAATGTGATGGATGGCACACTATTTGCGGTCTTGTCCTGTAAGGCAGTACGAATCACGTATTGGCGGTAGGGGTTCCACTCCAGGCACGGAAAAGGCGCACTAGCTACAGCGCCGAGGCGTGGCCAGGTGTGGGAGCAAGGGGGGCACGTCATGGCGTGTCATTGGCTGAGCACCGATATCCCAGGGGATGTCGCTGGTCCATCCGCCCATTGGGCGGCTTCTTTCTGCTCGTCGTGCAGTAGCCCGAACTGGGCATGCGCCGGGCGGTTCCCGCCGTAACCGAAGCGACAGCCAGGCAGTAGCGGCTGCAGCGCCGACGCATGCGTCCGGCGGCTGCGGCAGGCGCCGCCCAGCTGGCTTCGCAGCGCGCGCGCAGTTCCGGCGCAGCGAGCACGG contains these protein-coding regions:
- a CDS encoding polyprenyl synthetase family protein, which translates into the protein MPSSATTLSVPDLANIQSLARDDMGAVDALIRRRLASDVVLINQVAEYIVGAGGKRLRPMLLLLAAGALGHRGPQAHQLAAVIEFIHTATLLHDDVVDESDLRRGRKTANAVWGNAASVLVGDFLYSRSFQLMVELEQLEVMKILADTTNRIAEGEVLQLLHVRNPDTDEPAYLRVIERKTAVLFAAATRLGALLAGSDAAVQQRLHDYGMALGYAFQIADDVLDYASDAQTLGKNLGDDLAEGKATLPLIHAIAHSDEAVRARLRAAVEHGDSDAMPEVLAAIHATGGLDYSRRRAQDYADAAEAALDGLDDNDYVAALRGLARYAVSRDH